A section of the Phacochoerus africanus isolate WHEZ1 chromosome 4, ROS_Pafr_v1, whole genome shotgun sequence genome encodes:
- the C4H11orf96 gene encoding uncharacterized protein C11orf96 homolog produces the protein MGASQTLAPGDRTISLEASLSPPSPGPSLPGGWEGTVVKWTQKQPPLQGLVRVERMNATCLMAPWVPAPLLASARGGPEALGRKGKMEMVHKKADHIKIQLHLSQTWASGHPVQGNSQLPGESLSGPLHLLVESRGSGPSWRLERGTCAPAATTFPPGLGEAQDKTLHLGRPPLHSRVLRGLGCSRNPRGRGPPSGAGLAGGAGERAATFPAWRGDVRRKGAGRTRFKWHSLSSELAAVWAGAGYISGGPGRRGADGDSSGGERLGAQRSSIPRSPVPHDGPACPPSRGAPTRAREGRRHPTADLDPPPGEPQAAASRGAPAQRPPLESPGAPPPGPEDTGSAMAAAKPSELMGICSSYQAVMPHFVCLADEFPQPVRPAKLSKGKGRLRRPRQSRFKTQPVTFDEIQEVEEEGVSPMEEEKAKKSFLQSLECLRRSTQSLSLQREQLTSCKLRNSLDSSDSDSAL, from the exons ATGGGGGCCTCCCAAACTCTGGCCCCAG GAGACAGGACAATTAGTCTAGAGGCTTCCCTGTCACCGCCCTCCCCTGGCCCCAGTctgcctgggggctgggagggcacCG TTGTGAAATGGACACAGAAGCAGCCACCTCTCCAAGGTCTTGTGAGGGTCGAGAGGATGAATGCGACGTGCCTGATG GCTCCCTGGGTGCCCGCACCTCTGTTGGCATCAGCCAGGGGAGGCCCAGAGGCTTTAGGGAGGAAGGGCAAAATGGAAATGGTGCACAAGAAGGCCGATCATATTAAGATCCAGCTGCACTTAAGC CAAACCTGGGCCTCGGGGCACCCTGTTCAAGGAAACAGCCAGCTGCCAGGAGAGTCACTGTCAGGCCCGCTGCACCTGCTCGTGGAGAGCAGAGGCAGTGGCCCTTCCTG GAGGCTGGAGAGGGGGACCTGCGCCCCCGCGGCTACCACGTTTCCTCCAGGCTTGGGGGAGGCCCAGGACAAGACCCTGCACCTGGGCCGCCCGCCCCTGCACAGCCGCGTGCTTCGGGGCCTTGGATGCTCCCGGAACCCCCGCGGGCGGGGCCCGCCTTCCGGAGCCGGGTTGGCGGGCGGCGCTGGGGAAAGGGCCGCTACTTTCCCAGCGTGGCGGGGCGACGTCAGGCGGAAGGGCGCGGGGCGCACACGCTTTAAATGGCATTCGCTGTCATCCGAGCTCGCAGCCGTGTGGGCAGGAGCCGGCTATATAAGCGGTGGGCCGGGCCGCCGCGGGGCAGACGGCGACAGCAGCGGCGGCGAGCGCCTCGGAGCGCAGCGGAGCAGCATCCCCCGGAGCCCCGTTCCCCACGACGGGCCCGCCTGCCCGCCCTCCCGAGGAGCGCCGACCCGGGCCCGCGAGGGCCGCCGCCACCCCACAGCAGATTTGGATCCCCCGCCCGGCGAGCCCCAGGCTGCTGCCTCCCGGGGGGCCCCGGCGCAGCGGCCGCCCCTGGAGAGCCCCGGCGCCCCGCCGCCCGGCCCCGAAGACACGGGCAGCGCCATGGCGGCCGCCAAGCCCAGCGAGCTGATGGGCATCTGCTCCAGCTACCAGGCGGTGATGCCGCACTTCGTGTGCCTGGCCGACGAGTTCCCGCAGCCCGTGCGGCCCGCCAAGCTGTCCAAGGGCAAGGGTCGGCTGCGGCGGCCGCGCCAGTCCCGCTTCAAGACGCAGCCGGTGACCTTCGACGAGAtccaggaggtggaggaggagggagtgtcCCCCATGGAGGAGGAGAAGGCCAAGAAGTCGTTCCTGCAGAGCCTGGAGTGCCTGCGCCGCAGCACGCAGAGCCTGTCGCTGCAGCGGGAGCAACTCACCAGCTGCAAACTGAGGAACAGCCTGGACTCTAGCGACTCCGACTCGGCCCTGTGA